In Flagellatimonas centrodinii, a single window of DNA contains:
- the bcsD gene encoding cellulose biosynthesis protein BcsD gives MHSTSLEYLQSRPRESGAVSVLQSLGQVLAEQVEGPQLRALAYLAGRALGAAHPISTCNTLSDVEAAANQLLRRMDWGWLKVEAGAADVQFLHGCSPLRSWFGADGLSWSGAIFEGIYAEWLQHLGAGEQLDLRQVGDAEGVDDVLRFRLAHQHQFEQA, from the coding sequence ATGCATTCCACCAGCCTCGAGTATCTGCAGTCGCGCCCCCGCGAAAGCGGTGCGGTGAGCGTGCTGCAGAGCCTCGGCCAGGTGCTGGCCGAGCAGGTGGAAGGCCCGCAGTTACGGGCTCTGGCTTATCTCGCGGGTCGCGCTCTCGGTGCCGCCCATCCGATAAGCACCTGCAACACGCTGTCGGATGTCGAGGCGGCCGCCAACCAGCTGCTCCGGCGCATGGATTGGGGCTGGCTCAAAGTGGAGGCCGGCGCCGCCGACGTGCAGTTCCTGCATGGGTGTTCGCCGCTGCGGTCCTGGTTCGGAGCAGACGGCCTGTCCTGGAGCGGCGCTATCTTTGAAGGCATCTATGCCGAATGGCTGCAGCACCTTGGCGCCGGCGAACAGCTCGATCTGCGTCAGGTCGGTGATGCCGAAGGTGTTGACGATGTCCTGCGGTTCCGGCTGGCCCACCAGCATCAGTTTGAACAGGCGTAA
- a CDS encoding IS5 family transposase — MKQRSFADAEYAAKPRQTRQDRFLSKIDAATPWPALLAVIDPFYPKAGNGRPPLGCERMLRMYVAQQCLGFSDEGIEDAIYDSGAIRRFVGIDLGRESSPDATTVLKFRRLLETHGLTKLIFETIKGHLAEQGLLMREGTIVDATLIAASPSTKNKAGERDPEMHQSKKGNQWHFGMKAHIGVDAASGLVHSLIGTAGNVADITQAHALLHGEERHAHGDAGYQGVEKREECNPEHTVAWQIAMRPGKRRKLPDTEGGRLLQQTEQLKSSLRAKVEHPFHIIKNLFRHRKARYRGLFKNTAQLYSLFGLANLLIAARRIPEPSR; from the coding sequence ATGAAGCAGCGCAGCTTTGCTGATGCCGAATATGCCGCCAAGCCACGTCAGACGCGGCAGGATCGGTTTTTATCGAAGATTGATGCCGCAACGCCCTGGCCTGCACTGCTTGCGGTCATCGATCCCTTCTACCCGAAGGCGGGCAATGGTCGACCTCCCCTAGGCTGTGAACGCATGCTGCGGATGTACGTTGCCCAGCAATGTCTTGGTTTCTCCGACGAGGGGATCGAGGATGCGATTTACGACTCTGGCGCAATTCGCCGGTTTGTCGGCATTGATCTGGGACGGGAGTCGTCCCCGGATGCCACCACGGTGCTGAAGTTCCGGCGGCTATTGGAAACCCACGGGCTGACGAAGCTGATCTTCGAGACCATCAAGGGACACCTGGCCGAACAGGGACTGCTGATGCGGGAAGGCACCATTGTCGATGCCACCCTGATTGCTGCTTCGCCTTCGACAAAGAACAAAGCAGGCGAGCGAGATCCTGAGATGCATCAATCGAAGAAGGGCAACCAGTGGCACTTCGGCATGAAGGCCCATATCGGCGTAGATGCCGCCTCGGGACTGGTGCACAGCCTCATTGGCACGGCGGGTAACGTGGCTGACATCACCCAAGCCCATGCCCTGCTGCATGGCGAAGAGCGACACGCCCATGGTGATGCGGGCTATCAGGGTGTGGAGAAGCGGGAAGAGTGCAACCCCGAACACACCGTCGCCTGGCAGATCGCGATGCGACCGGGCAAGCGACGCAAACTCCCTGACACCGAAGGCGGACGGCTGCTTCAGCAAACCGAACAACTGAAATCCAGCCTGCGTGCCAAGGTCGAGCACCCATTTCACATCATCAAGAACCTGTTCAGGCATCGGAAGGCTCGCTATCGGGGCTTGTTCAAGAACACCGCCCAGCTTTACAGCCTGTTCGGGCTGGCCAATCTGCTGATTGCCGCCCGACGAATCCCCGAGCCCAGCAGATGA
- the rsmA gene encoding 16S rRNA (adenine(1518)-N(6)/adenine(1519)-N(6))-dimethyltransferase RsmA, which translates to MSEMPRAKKRFGQNFLHDPGVIERLLKVINPLPTQTLVEIGPGLGALTGPLLSRCGQLDVVEIDPDVLPTLAQVCHGRGDLRVTQADALRVDYRQFRRDTRALRLVGNLPYNISSPLLFHLLGQAEAIDDMHFMLQKEVVDRICAAPGDDAYGRLTVSIAARAEAHALFTVGPGAFRPAPKVDSAIVRLRPRAPDFVIGNWVTFDRVVALAFGQRRKQLANALKPILSAAEIEACDIAAQERAERLAPADFARLAARVDQRGLTADRRQEK; encoded by the coding sequence GGGGTCATCGAGCGCCTGCTGAAGGTGATCAACCCGCTACCGACGCAAACCCTGGTCGAGATCGGCCCCGGTCTGGGGGCCCTGACCGGCCCCTTGCTGAGCCGCTGCGGGCAGCTCGATGTGGTGGAGATCGATCCCGATGTGCTGCCGACGCTGGCGCAGGTCTGTCATGGTCGCGGCGACCTCAGGGTGACCCAGGCCGATGCCCTGCGCGTCGACTATCGGCAGTTCCGCCGCGATACCCGAGCGCTGAGGCTGGTGGGCAATCTGCCCTACAACATTTCCTCGCCACTGCTGTTTCACCTGCTGGGTCAGGCCGAGGCCATCGACGACATGCATTTCATGCTTCAGAAGGAGGTGGTCGACCGCATCTGCGCCGCGCCGGGTGATGATGCCTATGGTCGCCTGACGGTCAGCATCGCGGCCCGCGCCGAGGCACATGCGCTATTCACGGTTGGCCCGGGGGCGTTCCGCCCGGCACCCAAAGTCGATTCCGCCATCGTCCGGCTGCGCCCGCGGGCACCGGACTTCGTCATCGGCAATTGGGTCACCTTCGATCGCGTTGTCGCCCTGGCCTTCGGACAGCGTCGCAAACAGTTGGCGAATGCGCTGAAGCCGATCCTGTCCGCCGCCGAAATCGAGGCCTGTGACATCGCCGCCCAGGAGCGGGCCGAACGCCTGGCGCCGGCCGACTTTGCCCGGCTGGCCGCTCGGGTCGACCAGCGGGGGCTGACAGCAGACAGGCGTCAGGAAAAATAA